A region of Streptomyces cinnamoneus DNA encodes the following proteins:
- a CDS encoding NAD kinase, which translates to MTTSEAPSATTTGRTVFLLAHTGRPAAIRSAELVVQGLLRCGIGVRVLAEEAADLPLPASAQRVEAGPGCPDVLEGCELLVVLGGDGTLLRGAEFARRSGVPMLGVNLGRVGFLAEAERDDLDKVVDRVVTRAYEVEERMTIDVLVRTDGHVVHTDWALNEASVEKAARERLLEVVTEVDGRPVSRFGGDGVVCATPTGSTAYAFSAGGPVVWPEVEALLMVPISAHALFAKPLVTAPDSVLAVEVQPQTPNGVLWCDGRRSVELPAGARVEVRRGAVPVRLARLHHASFTDRLVAKFALPVAGWRGAPH; encoded by the coding sequence TTGACCACTTCAGAAGCACCATCAGCAACAACGACCGGACGCACTGTCTTCCTGCTCGCCCACACCGGCCGCCCCGCGGCCATCCGCAGCGCGGAGCTCGTCGTCCAGGGCCTGCTGCGCTGCGGCATCGGCGTGCGCGTGCTGGCCGAGGAGGCCGCGGACCTGCCGCTGCCGGCCTCGGCGCAGCGCGTCGAGGCCGGGCCCGGCTGTCCGGACGTCCTTGAGGGCTGCGAGCTGCTGGTGGTGCTCGGCGGCGACGGCACCTTGCTGCGCGGCGCGGAGTTCGCCCGGCGGTCCGGGGTGCCGATGCTGGGCGTCAACCTCGGACGGGTCGGCTTCCTCGCCGAGGCCGAGCGGGACGACCTCGACAAGGTCGTCGACCGGGTCGTGACGCGCGCGTACGAGGTCGAGGAGCGGATGACCATCGACGTGCTCGTCCGCACCGACGGGCACGTCGTGCACACGGACTGGGCGCTGAACGAGGCGTCGGTCGAGAAGGCGGCGCGGGAGCGGCTGCTGGAGGTCGTCACGGAGGTCGACGGCCGTCCGGTGTCCCGCTTCGGCGGCGACGGCGTCGTGTGCGCCACGCCGACGGGGTCGACCGCGTACGCCTTCTCCGCGGGCGGGCCGGTGGTCTGGCCGGAGGTGGAGGCCCTGCTCATGGTGCCGATCAGCGCGCACGCGCTGTTCGCCAAGCCGCTGGTGACGGCGCCGGACTCGGTGCTGGCGGTGGAGGTGCAGCCGCAGACGCCGAACGGGGTGCTGTGGTGTGACGGGCGACGGAGCGTGGAACTGCCGGCCGGGGCGCGGGTGGAGGTGCGGCGCGGAGCGGTGCCGGTCCGCCTGGCGCGGCTGCACCACGCGTCGTTCACGGACCGGCTGGTGGCGAAGTTCGCCCTGCCGGTGGCGGGCTGGCGCGGGGCGCCGCACTAG